In Candidatus Accumulibacter cognatus, the genomic window TCGGCGGTTGATGACCGTCATCAGGGCCTCGGCGTCGGCCATCCCTGGCCGCATGAAGTCCCCGGCGACTTCGCGCACCTGCTGCGCCCGTATTTCCGAGAAGGGATTGGCGAAAACGATCTTGCCGATGCGCAGAAAGAAGTCTCGATCACGCGCGCTCAGCATCTGCGACGCAGCCATGACAGCACCTCACGAGCATGTACAGGAAATGCAATGGCTGCATACATGGAACGCGTACCGGCAGCCAGAATCCGGGGTTGGCTGCATTGTAGATCAACAGGTTACGGATGGCACGCAAACTGCTAGATGACGGATGCCCGAACAACCACGAAGGAGCATGCGATGAACCCTACCCTCAACCACATCAACCTCTGGATGGCCTGGATCGGCATCCTGCTGGGACTGCTCAGCGGTGCGCTGATCGGCCTTTTCTTCCACCGCGACGAGTGGCTGGGTGGCTACGGTAGCTGGCGTCGCCGCCTGCTGCGACTGGGCCACATCAGCTTCTTCGGGATAGCGTTTCTCAATCTCGCGTTCGCCAACACGGTCAGCCTGATGGGAGCGGCGACGCCCGCCTTCGCTGCCTGGTCCTTGGTGGCAGGCGCCGTGCTGATGCCGGCCATCTGTTTTCTTGCAGCGTGGCGCCCAGGCTTCCGTCACCTTTTCTTCTTGCCGGTGGTGACGCTGATCAGTGGCGCGGTCGGCCTGCTCGCTGGCGAGGTGCTGCCATGAGCCAGCCGATTGATGGGCCGTTCGCATTGCCCGCAGCGGCTAGTCAGCCCATGCCGGTGATCGCCGGCACGAAGCCGTTGCGAATCGTCTTCATCGCCATGAGCGGACTGCGCGCCTGTGATCCCGAACTGACCGCGCTCGGCCTGACGCTCCCCGGTTTCGTCGAACGCAATCGCAGCATTGCCTCGCTGCCCAGCCTCGGTCTGCTCACTCTGGCCGGGATGACGCCGGCGCAGCACCAGCGCCGCTACCTTGAAATGCCCGACCTGAGCGGCATCGACCAGCTTCCCCGTGACGTCGATCTGGTGGCCATCTCGAGCTTCAGCGCGCAGATCAAGGAAGCCTACCAGGTGGCAGAACATTATCGGACACTGCGTATCCCGGTGGTGATAGGCGGCCTGCATATGACCGCGCTGCCGCAGGAAGCGATTGCCCACGGTGCGGCCGCAGTTGTCGGCGAAGGCGAGACCGTGTGGCACGACGTTCTGCGTGACGCCGAGCGTGGCCATTTGCGCCCCTTGTACGACGCGCGCGGTGCCGAGTTCAACCTTGCAGCCGCCCCGATGCCGGCGTACGAACTGCTGGACCTCGAGCGCTACAATCGCATCACCGTGCAGACCAGCCGCGGCTGCCCATGGCGCTGCAGCTTCTGCGCGAGTTCGATCCTGCTCACCCGCAAGTACAAGCAGAAACCCGCGGCGCAGGTGCTGGCGGAAATCGACCACATCCGTTCGCTCTGGCCGCGGCCTTTCATCGAGTTCGCCGACGACAACAGCTTTTGTCACCGCGCCTACTGGAAAGCCCTCTTGCCAGAGATCGCCAAGCGCCAGATCAAATGGTTTGCAGAAAGCGATCTCGCGATTCATGAAGACGACGAGTTGCTGAGGCTGATGCGCGAAGCCGGTTGCGCGGAGGTGCTGATCGGTCTCGAGAGCCCAACGACCGAGGGACTCGACGGGGTGGAGACGAAGTGCAACTGGAAACTGTCGCAGGCACCGCAATATCGCGACGCCATCCGCCGCATCCAGGCCCGGGGCATTCGCGTCAACGCCTGCTTCGTGCTCGGACTCGACGGTCAGACGACACAGATCTTCGATCAGGTCCTCGACTTCGTTGCCGAAGCCCTGCCTTTCGACGTGCAGGTGACGGTGCCGACACCTTTTCCAGGTACACCGCTGTTCGCGCAACTGCAGCGGGAAGGGCGCCTGCTGGCCGATCGGGCATGGGAGCGCTGCACCTTGTTCGACGTCGGCTTCCGGCCGACACACATGAGCCCGCAGGAGTTGGCGGCCGGCCTGCGCCAGATGGTCGTTGCGCTCTACAGCGAGGAGGCGACGGCGCGCCGGCACCAGCATTTCAAGGCGCTGCGCCAGCAAACGCAGTCGATGGCCGCCTGAGGGCAAGGGAACGGCCCGCTGTTCAGCAGCCGCTGCCGTCGGACAGGCGATCGACGCCTGGATATCCGGGGTCCGGGCGCGTGAACTTCGGCCCGGGGTTTCAGCAGCGCCGCGGCACGGCCGGCAGGTCGAAGCGGAACGTGGTCCCGACCCCGGCGGTGCTGTCCACGGTAATGCATCCTCCGTGCAGTTCGACGATTCTCCGGGTGATCGCCAGACCCAGACCGGCGTTGCCCGCGTTGCCGAACTCGCCACGGTCGACGCGGTAGTAGCGATCGAAGACCTGGGCCAGATCCTCGGGGGCAATGCCGCGACCGGTGTCGCTGATGCTGACCAGCACATGCTCCGCGTCAGCGTCGAGTTCGATGCGCACCGCTCCGCCGGCGGGCGTGTGGCGGATCGCGTTCTCCAGCAGGTTCTCGAGGACGCGCTCGATCATGCCGATATCGGCCCGCACTGGAGGCACGGCGCTGGCCAAGCGATGTTCGAGGCGCAGGCCACGCTGCTCGGCTGTCAGCTCGAACTTCTGCAACACGTCCTGCACCAGTTCGGTCAACGGAAATTCTTCCGCCTGCGGACGGACGTCGTGCGCCTCGAGTTTGGTGAGTTCGAACAGGTCACGCACCAGTTTGCCCAGTCGGTCGCTGTGCTTGGCGGCGATCTCGAGGTAGCTGCGCGCCTCGTCGGGAGATAGCGCGCCATGCCTGAGGAGCAGGATCTCCAGATAACCCTGCATCGACGCGAGCGGCGTGCGCAGGTCGTGCGACACGTTGGCGAGCAGTTCCCGGCGCTGCTCGTCGTTGCGTTCGAGTGCCCGCAGTTGCGAGGCTATACGTTCCGACATCTCCTGGAACGCGATGACCAGGCGATCGATCTCGTCGCCTTGCGGCCTGGCGTTCAGACCGCGCATCGGCTGGCTGAGGCCGTGGGCGCGAAAGGCATCCATCTCGGCGGCCAGCAGACGCAGGCGCCGAGTCAGCAGATTGAAAACGATCAAGGCGGCGAGCAGGGAAAAGGCAATGGCTCCGATGATCAGATCGGCGGCCAGCTCGAGCAGGCGGGGGCCCTCGAGCATCTGCTCCGTCGCCACGATGAAGGCGGCGCCGAGGGAGAAGAAGACCAACATGAGAGCGATCGTCAGCTTGCCGTAGAGCGACCGCAACATGGACGTTCAGCCGGCGCTCTGGTCGCGGAATTTGTAGCCCACACCCCACACCGTCAGGATGAACTCCGGCTGGTTCGGATTCGGCTCGATTTTCGCGCGCAGGCGGTTGATGTGCGCATTGACGGTGTGCTCGTATCCGCTGTGGCTATAGCCCCATACCTTGTCGAGCAGTTGCGCGCGGCTGTAGACGCGGCCCGGGTGCTCGGCAAAGTACCACAGCAGGTCGAACTCCTTGGCGGTGAGATCGACCGCCTTGCCGGCCAGAGTCACCTGCCGCCGTTCGACATCGACTCGCAGCGGCCCCGAGTCAAGTACCTTGGCCTGTTCGGTCGGCTTGGCCAGGTGGTCCACGCGGCGAAAAATGGCTTTCACCCTCGCCGCGAGCTCGAGCACGCTGAACGGTTTGGTGAGGTAGTCGTCGGCGCCCATCTCGAGGCCGAGAACTCGATCGAGCTCGGTGGACTTCGCCGTCAGCATCAGAATTGGCGTATACGTGCTCTTGCCGCGAATGCGGCGGCAAATCTCCAGTCCGTCCATGCCGGGGAGCATCCGGTCGAGAATCACCAGGTCATAGTCCCGCGACTCCGCTTCGGCGAGGCCGACGATCCCGTCGTAGGCAGTCTTCACCGCGCACGACAGCTCGCCGAGCTGAAGCGTGATCAGCCGGGCAATGTCCTCGTCGTCCTCAACTACCAGAACCTGTCGTACCATGTGGGCTCCCTTGCGGTTGTTCGGCAGCGTGCTTAGCCGCCTGTAGTCGAAGCACTTCGAGAGCCATCTCCCTTTCCATCTCGGCCCCGGCCCGCGCCGCGAAGACGCGGTAGATGGACGCGATCAGCATCTCGTCGCCCATCGGCCGGGTGTCGAGAAAAGCGAGGTGGCCAATGACCTTGCCGTCGCTGGCGAAGATCGGAATCCCGAGATACCCTTCATAGCCTGCCTCGACGGGGAAAGTCGTGCCGACGTTCTGCGGGTGGAAGCAGACGCGCCCTTCCTTGACAACGGTCTCGCAAGGCGTACCCGGCAGGTCATACTCGAAATCATCGAGAAAAGCGTGCCCGGACCAGAAGGCCAGCGTCCGCAGGCGGCTCGTCGGATAATCCGCGCACTGGGTGATGAAGGCACACGAGACCTGTAGGGCACAGGCGAAATGCTGCACCAGGGTGCGATAGAAGGCATCGCCGGCCGCGCCTGCGGTGCCTTCCGCCATCTCGTTGAGGATGGTTTCAAAGCGCTTGATGCGTGTGATGTCGGTATCCAGCCCGACCATCCGATAAGCCTTGCCACTGGCATGACGGACCACCGTTCCCCGCGACAGTATCCAGCGCGTACTGCCGTCCCGATGCAGCATGCGATATTGCTGTTCATAGGGCTCGCCAGTGCTCTCGAGGTTGGCCTGGATGGCGGCTTCCACCGCCGCCCGATCGTCAGCATGGATGCGCTCCCGCCACCGCTCCCGACAATCGGGCAAGTCGCTGTCGGCGAACCCGAGCATGCTCTTCCAGCGTGGCGAAAGCAGCATTTCGCCACTCGCCAGATTCCATTCCCACAAGCCGTCGCTGCTGCCACGCAGGGCGAGCGCATAACGCTCCTCGCTCAGCCGCAGCGCGGCCTCGATCTCCCGGCACCGCTGCTCGACCGCGCACTCGTGCCGCCGCTGCCGGGTGGCCGAATCGGTGAGCGCTTCGATAGTGAGCTTGACGGCCTGGATTTCATTGCCCGCAGAAGGATCGGCATTGACGAGATCACCTGACTCGAAGATTTCGCCAGGGTGGCGGGCAAGGCCCGCCAGAGGCTGGATGACCTGTCGATCGACGGTGATCGCACTGACCACCAGGAATGCCGCTGCGGTCGCCAACACGGCCATTGCCAAAGCCGTCCGCCCGGCCGGCAGCATCACTTCCGGTAGCCAGCCCCATGCCAAATAGGCCGCCGCAAGAACACCGAACAGGCAGGGTGGTAGCAGGATTTTCCATCGCAAGTTGATCAAGAAGCATCCTCCAGTCGTCCTTCGCGCAGCTTTCACAGGCGCAACCATAGGCGAAGTAAGCAATAGATTCAAGTTTCTGCTGAGTGTTGCCGGCCTGCCGTCGCTGGCGCTAGTCGGTGCCTGCCGATGTGATTGAAGCTTGAGCAGTGCGTGATACATCCGTGATTTTCGGCCGCCATACTGCTTTCGACGATGCACAACAACCCGGGAGAAAGGGTTACCCCGGCGGCCATTCCGGCTGCCACGCGAGCCCACTCGATGAGGACAATGCACATGCCTGCTACAACCGAAACTGACTTGAGCCATGGACGCATGACTGCGCTGGGCGCGCTGCGCAGCCGACCGCTTGCCACAAGGATGCCGGCGCGCAGTGGGATTGGGCTGCGCGCGCCGCACTACCGCGAAATCCTTGCGACGCTGCCGGCCGTCGGTTGGTTCGAAGTGCACAGCGAGAACTATTTTGGCGGCGGTCAGCCACTGCACTACCTGGAACGCATCCGCGCCGAGTACCCGATCAGTCTGCATGGCGTCGGCCTGTCGCTGGGCACCACGGACAGCCTTGATCAGGATCATCTGCGGGCCTTGAAGACCCTGATGGCGTGTATCGAACCTGGCCTGGTGTCGGAGCATCTGTGCTGGAGCAGTGTCGCCGGCAGGCATGTGAATGACCTGCTGCCGCTGCCCTATACCGAAGAGGCTCTGGCCGTGGTCTGCGCGCACGTATGCCAGGCGCAGGAGGCGCTCGGCCGTCCAATCCTGGTCGAGAACGTCTCCAGCTATCTGCAGTACTCGCATTCGACGATCGACGAGTGGGACTTCATTGCTGAAGTCGCTGCTCGCAGCGGTTGCGGCATCCTGCTCGACATCAACAACATCTACGTCAGCGCCTGCAACCACGGCTTCGACGCGCGGCACTACCTGAGAGCGGTGCCGGCGGCAGCGGTCGGCGAGATGCACCTCGCCGGCTTCGACCGGATCGCCGGCCTCCTCATCGATACGCACGGCACCCGCGTCGCCGACCCGGTGTGGCAGCTCTACGCTGAGGCGGTCGAGATCTTCGGTGCGCGGCCGACACTGATCGAATGGGATACCGACCTGCCGCCGCTGGCGGTACTGTTGCAGGAGGCGGCTACCGCCGATCACCTGCTAGGGGAAAGACATGCCTACGCTGCGTGAACTGGAGCTTGCTTTCGTGCGCGGCATGTTCGATGCGACCGAGGTCGCAGCCGAGAGCTTCGTCTGCGCCAACGGCATGGCGCCGGCGGCGCGACTGGCAATCTACCGCAACAACATCGTCCACAACTATCGTGAGGCGCTCCGCGACGTCTACCCGGTCATCGAGCGACTGGTAGGTGAGGATTTCTTCCGCTTCGCCGCCGATCACTACATCCCGTGCCATCCGTCCAGCCGGGGCAATCTGCATGGTTTTGGTGGCGAGTTTTCAACTTTTCTCGAGCAATTTCCCCCGGCGGCCGGTTTGCCCTATCTCGGCGACGTGGCGCGGCTGGAGTGGAACTGGCATGAATCATTTCATGCTGCCAACGGTAGCGCGATGGCGATCGACCAGTTGATGTCGGTGGCGGAAGCCATGCTGCCATCGCTGCATTTCCAGTTACACCCGAGCTGCCGTCTCCTGGCATCGCCTTTCCCGGTTGACCGCATCTGGGCGGCCAATCAGCCCGACGCTGCGGATAGTGTGACGGTCGACCTTGCCGCCGGTCCCGTGCGGCTGCTGATTCGCCGTCGGGGTGATGCGATGGCGATCGAGCCCGTCGGCGACTCCGAGTTCGCATTGCTGACCGCGCTGGTGCAGAACATGCCGCTTCAGGCTGCGCTGGACGCGGCGCAGGTGGTCGATGCGAATTTTGACCTCGCGGCCTTTCTGGTGCAGCGGGTAAGCGATAGCACGCTGGCTGGGTTCATCGTTCCGACCAGCACAGCGATCGGGGCGGCGGCCCTTCCCGGTCGCGGGCAACGTGACCAACGATCGCGTTTACAGAAACGTGATCTTTCGGTGAACAGGGCGTGAAGTCCGCTCTGCATACTGACCACAGATGGGATGCCATCCTGTCTGATCTCTTCAACCAACCCGTAAGGAGAAACAACCATGAACCACTCAGAGCAAATCATCCGTAGTGCAATCGCCGGTCTGCTGGCCCTCGGCGTCAGCGCGGCAAGCAGCCAGGCCATCGCTGCTGCCGGTGATAACGAAAAGTGCGCCGGCATCGTCAAGGCCGGCAAGAACGACTGCGGCACGAGCAAGAGTTCGTGCGCCGGAACAGCCAAGGTGGACCGCGACCCGGAGGCCTGGGTGTTCGTGCCCAAGGGGACCTGCGACAAGATCGCCGGCGGCACGGTCACCTCCAGCGCACATGCCAAACCCGGCGGCGCGGGCAAATAAGCCTGGCCTACGCCCTGTCCGCTGCCACCGCAACGGACAGGGCGACGCCGACCCATCCTGAAGGAGAGTGAAATGGATCTCGTAGCGAATCGAAACGGCGGCATCAGCGTACCCGCCGACCATCCTGGCCGTATCGTGCGTTGGGTACAACTCGCGCTGCGCGCCGCCGACTGGCTGGCGCCCGGCCTGGACTTCGGCATCCGTCTGCTGGTCGGCAGCGTCTTCTTTCAATCGGGCCTGACCAAGATTGCTTCCTGGTCGTCCACCGTCGCGTTGTTCGAAAACGAATACGCCGTTCCTGGCCTGCCGCCGGAAGTGGCTGCTTATCTCGGTACCGGCGTCGAACTGTTCATGCCCGTACTGCTGGTGCTTGGTCTGGGCGCGCGTGCCTCTGCCGCGGTCCTGTTCGTGTTCAACATCATCGCCGTGATCTCGTATCCCGACCTGTCCGAGGTCGGCCTCAAGGATCACCAGTATTGGGGCCTGCTGTTGCTGGTGACCTTGTTTCACGGTCCTGGCAAGCTCTCCCTGGATCATCTGATCCGCCGCAAAATTCTTGCCTGCTGAGGTGACGTGATGACTGAATCATGTGGAGCATGCGAAATGCGGATGCATCAGACCAACATCCGGGAAACCACGCTCGATGGTCAGCGCGCCATTGTGACGGGCGCCAACTCGGGCATCGGCGAAGCGATCGCCAAGGGTCTGGCTGAAGCCGGTGCCACCGTGGTGGTGAACTACGTCACCGATGACGAAAATGCCCAGCGCGTGGTCGATGAAATCTGCGCCACGGGTAGCCGCGCTTTCGCCATCAAAGCGGATGTCAGCAGTGAGGAGCAGGTGCAGGCGATGTTCCAGAGTGCCATCAGCGAACTGGGTTCGATCGACATCGTGGTCAACAATGCCGGCCTGCAGCAGGACGCGCCCTTTCACGAGATGACCCTGGCCCAATGGCGCAAGGTGATCGACGTCAATCTCACCGGCCAGTTCCTGTGCGCGCGTGCAGCAGTGCGCGAGTTCCTGCGCCGCGGCCTGATGCCGCAATTGTCGTGCTCCTTGGGCAAGATCATCTGCCTGTCGTCGGTCCATGACCTCATCCCCTGGGCCGGGCACGCCAACTATGCGGCGAGCAAGGGCGGCGTTGCGATGCTGATGAAGACGATGGCGCAGGAACTGGCGATGAAGAAGATCCGCGTCAATGCCATTTCACCGGGGGCGATCAAGACGCCAATCAATACCTCGGCGTGGGCGACGGCGCAGGCGGAAGCGGCCTTGCTGAAGCTCATCCCCTACTACCGGGTTGGCGAGACCCGTGACATCGCGAGGGCCGCGGTCTGGCTCGCTTCGGATCACTCCGACTACGTTACCGGCGCAACGCTGTATGTCGACGGCGGCATGACCCTGTATCCAGAATTCCGGGAAGGAGGGTGAGCATGTACCCGTTTGTCAAGCAGGTGATTCGCGGCCTTGCCGTCGCCACCCTGGCCCTGAGCCTGGGCACAGGGGCGGAGGCGCTGGCCGCGGGTTCCGACTCGCGCGCGCTTGCCACGCCCTTGCCCGATGGCCAGAAGCCTTGGTGGCCAAGCCGTTATGGTGCCGATGACCAGC contains:
- a CDS encoding B12-binding domain-containing radical SAM protein; this translates as MSQPIDGPFALPAAASQPMPVIAGTKPLRIVFIAMSGLRACDPELTALGLTLPGFVERNRSIASLPSLGLLTLAGMTPAQHQRRYLEMPDLSGIDQLPRDVDLVAISSFSAQIKEAYQVAEHYRTLRIPVVIGGLHMTALPQEAIAHGAAAVVGEGETVWHDVLRDAERGHLRPLYDARGAEFNLAAAPMPAYELLDLERYNRITVQTSRGCPWRCSFCASSILLTRKYKQKPAAQVLAEIDHIRSLWPRPFIEFADDNSFCHRAYWKALLPEIAKRQIKWFAESDLAIHEDDELLRLMREAGCAEVLIGLESPTTEGLDGVETKCNWKLSQAPQYRDAIRRIQARGIRVNACFVLGLDGQTTQIFDQVLDFVAEALPFDVQVTVPTPFPGTPLFAQLQREGRLLADRAWERCTLFDVGFRPTHMSPQELAAGLRQMVVALYSEEATARRHQHFKALRQQTQSMAA
- a CDS encoding two-component sensor histidine kinase, which translates into the protein MLRSLYGKLTIALMLVFFSLGAAFIVATEQMLEGPRLLELAADLIIGAIAFSLLAALIVFNLLTRRLRLLAAEMDAFRAHGLSQPMRGLNARPQGDEIDRLVIAFQEMSERIASQLRALERNDEQRRELLANVSHDLRTPLASMQGYLEILLLRHGALSPDEARSYLEIAAKHSDRLGKLVRDLFELTKLEAHDVRPQAEEFPLTELVQDVLQKFELTAEQRGLRLEHRLASAVPPVRADIGMIERVLENLLENAIRHTPAGGAVRIELDADAEHVLVSISDTGRGIAPEDLAQVFDRYYRVDRGEFGNAGNAGLGLAITRRIVELHGGCITVDSTAGVGTTFRFDLPAVPRRC
- a CDS encoding response regulator transcription factor, with the translated sequence MVRQVLVVEDDEDIARLITLQLGELSCAVKTAYDGIVGLAEAESRDYDLVILDRMLPGMDGLEICRRIRGKSTYTPILMLTAKSTELDRVLGLEMGADDYLTKPFSVLELAARVKAIFRRVDHLAKPTEQAKVLDSGPLRVDVERRQVTLAGKAVDLTAKEFDLLWYFAEHPGRVYSRAQLLDKVWGYSHSGYEHTVNAHINRLRAKIEPNPNQPEFILTVWGVGYKFRDQSAG
- a CDS encoding PAS domain-containing protein, coding for MINLRWKILLPPCLFGVLAAAYLAWGWLPEVMLPAGRTALAMAVLATAAAFLVVSAITVDRQVIQPLAGLARHPGEIFESGDLVNADPSAGNEIQAVKLTIEALTDSATRQRRHECAVEQRCREIEAALRLSEERYALALRGSSDGLWEWNLASGEMLLSPRWKSMLGFADSDLPDCRERWRERIHADDRAAVEAAIQANLESTGEPYEQQYRMLHRDGSTRWILSRGTVVRHASGKAYRMVGLDTDITRIKRFETILNEMAEGTAGAAGDAFYRTLVQHFACALQVSCAFITQCADYPTSRLRTLAFWSGHAFLDDFEYDLPGTPCETVVKEGRVCFHPQNVGTTFPVEAGYEGYLGIPIFASDGKVIGHLAFLDTRPMGDEMLIASIYRVFAARAGAEMEREMALEVLRLQAAKHAAEQPQGSPHGTTGSGS
- a CDS encoding DUF692 domain-containing protein — translated: MPARSGIGLRAPHYREILATLPAVGWFEVHSENYFGGGQPLHYLERIRAEYPISLHGVGLSLGTTDSLDQDHLRALKTLMACIEPGLVSEHLCWSSVAGRHVNDLLPLPYTEEALAVVCAHVCQAQEALGRPILVENVSSYLQYSHSTIDEWDFIAEVAARSGCGILLDINNIYVSACNHGFDARHYLRAVPAAAVGEMHLAGFDRIAGLLIDTHGTRVADPVWQLYAEAVEIFGARPTLIEWDTDLPPLAVLLQEAATADHLLGERHAYAA
- a CDS encoding putative DNA-binding domain-containing protein — protein: MPTLRELELAFVRGMFDATEVAAESFVCANGMAPAARLAIYRNNIVHNYREALRDVYPVIERLVGEDFFRFAADHYIPCHPSSRGNLHGFGGEFSTFLEQFPPAAGLPYLGDVARLEWNWHESFHAANGSAMAIDQLMSVAEAMLPSLHFQLHPSCRLLASPFPVDRIWAANQPDAADSVTVDLAAGPVRLLIRRRGDAMAIEPVGDSEFALLTALVQNMPLQAALDAAQVVDANFDLAAFLVQRVSDSTLAGFIVPTSTAIGAAALPGRGQRDQRSRLQKRDLSVNRA
- a CDS encoding DUF2282 domain-containing protein; the protein is MNHSEQIIRSAIAGLLALGVSAASSQAIAAAGDNEKCAGIVKAGKNDCGTSKSSCAGTAKVDRDPEAWVFVPKGTCDKIAGGTVTSSAHAKPGGAGK
- a CDS encoding DoxX family protein, which translates into the protein MDLVANRNGGISVPADHPGRIVRWVQLALRAADWLAPGLDFGIRLLVGSVFFQSGLTKIASWSSTVALFENEYAVPGLPPEVAAYLGTGVELFMPVLLVLGLGARASAAVLFVFNIIAVISYPDLSEVGLKDHQYWGLLLLVTLFHGPGKLSLDHLIRRKILAC
- a CDS encoding SDR family oxidoreductase gives rise to the protein MHQTNIRETTLDGQRAIVTGANSGIGEAIAKGLAEAGATVVVNYVTDDENAQRVVDEICATGSRAFAIKADVSSEEQVQAMFQSAISELGSIDIVVNNAGLQQDAPFHEMTLAQWRKVIDVNLTGQFLCARAAVREFLRRGLMPQLSCSLGKIICLSSVHDLIPWAGHANYAASKGGVAMLMKTMAQELAMKKIRVNAISPGAIKTPINTSAWATAQAEAALLKLIPYYRVGETRDIARAAVWLASDHSDYVTGATLYVDGGMTLYPEFREGG